A region from the Desulfomarina profundi genome encodes:
- a CDS encoding DUF4177 domain-containing protein, whose product MRWSYKTVHYELKKEGLLGSAFLDESEMELSLNEYGRAGWELVSVIQTMDGIIAVFKQPLAGDSSALFHIDPIAEEEKSPPPVLEDFEVIDSGEELQEFNDEEDSSPDVGAIRIE is encoded by the coding sequence TTGGAGCTATAAAACCGTACACTACGAACTGAAAAAGGAAGGCCTGCTTGGCAGTGCTTTTCTGGATGAGTCGGAAATGGAGCTTTCCCTCAATGAATATGGACGGGCGGGTTGGGAACTCGTTTCTGTAATACAAACCATGGATGGTATTATTGCCGTGTTTAAACAACCTCTGGCTGGAGACTCTTCCGCTCTTTTTCATATTGATCCAATTGCAGAAGAAGAAAAATCACCTCCACCGGTGCTCGAGGATTTTGAGGTTATTGATTCCGGGGAGGAGCTGCAGGAATTTAACGATGAAGAAGATAGCTCTCCGGATGTGGGTGCAATCCGGATTGAATAA
- a CDS encoding carboxylate-amine ligase — MGEGRKRNTGTPLIFSPSPDYTLGVEIEFQTLDKKSCDLAPLAPILLENAPPLLRPRLSPEFIQSILEIQTGICHTLKDVENDLMQTVSMAEELAEDNHAMLFAASLHPFAQHREQLLTTNSRYEAIMQELQIVGRRFITQGLHVHVGIPDGDTAVRVCNRIQAYLPVLLALTASSPFSQGEDTGFMSYRTKLFEALPLAGIYTHVDNWKSFQDEVELLRSVGVIHSIKDLWWDARPHPDFGTLEVRICDLPVRFTDILGITAMIQALVATLVEEGKTADPLNQHIIKSNKWQAARHGLSGSYYDPSGWLAGRRIPLRDAAVKLLERLEFMAGRFGSSRYLENIQRVLRDGTGSDFLRCCHGKEKSLKSVVQSLWGEFWL; from the coding sequence ATGGGGGAAGGAAGAAAAAGAAATACGGGAACACCGCTTATATTTTCACCAAGTCCGGATTATACTCTCGGAGTGGAAATCGAGTTTCAGACTCTTGATAAAAAAAGTTGTGATCTGGCCCCGCTTGCTCCAATTCTACTCGAAAATGCACCACCACTTCTGCGTCCCCGTCTCTCGCCTGAATTTATCCAGTCCATCCTTGAAATTCAGACTGGTATCTGTCACACGCTCAAAGATGTTGAAAATGATCTGATGCAGACTGTGAGTATGGCTGAAGAACTGGCAGAGGATAATCATGCCATGCTTTTCGCTGCGAGTCTGCACCCCTTTGCGCAGCACAGGGAGCAGCTCCTCACCACAAACAGTCGTTACGAGGCGATAATGCAGGAGCTGCAGATTGTCGGCAGAAGGTTTATCACCCAGGGGTTGCACGTGCATGTTGGTATTCCGGACGGGGATACAGCGGTAAGAGTCTGCAATCGTATTCAGGCCTATCTGCCTGTACTTCTGGCCCTGACCGCTTCCTCTCCTTTTTCCCAGGGAGAGGATACCGGCTTTATGTCCTATCGGACCAAGCTTTTTGAAGCGTTACCGCTTGCGGGAATTTACACCCACGTTGACAACTGGAAATCGTTTCAGGATGAGGTTGAGCTGTTGCGATCTGTGGGTGTTATTCATTCCATAAAGGATTTGTGGTGGGATGCCAGGCCCCACCCTGATTTTGGTACCCTGGAGGTTCGTATCTGTGACCTGCCGGTGAGGTTTACCGATATTCTTGGCATTACAGCCATGATCCAGGCCCTTGTGGCGACCCTGGTAGAAGAGGGAAAAACTGCTGATCCCCTGAATCAGCATATTATAAAATCGAATAAATGGCAGGCAGCCCGGCATGGTCTTTCGGGAAGCTATTATGATCCTTCAGGCTGGCTGGCAGGCAGGAGGATACCGTTGAGGGACGCGGCAGTGAAGCTGCTGGAGAGGCTGGAGTTCATGGCCGGACGGTTTGGATCCTCAAGATATCTTGAAAATATCCAGCGTGTTCTCCGGGATGGTACCGGATCAGATTTTCTACGCTGCTGCCATGGCAA